A stretch of Episyrphus balteatus chromosome 2, idEpiBalt1.1, whole genome shotgun sequence DNA encodes these proteins:
- the LOC129911169 gene encoding uncharacterized protein C13G5.2-like — MTSELITKTFDEADKALKCALIFKIIEGTKYTLKISHTKTSAVSILKSLNNGAKPTWLLRFDNAHKNVLFPHLNVRHSLTGIKDPHLRLPPGTLTAVQGGAYAAKVLDWLCCATLLVDGVQLSQAIYKDYKNGTTENTTECAVDKSGQYVGAIVGCTIGKTVGGYLIPGIGPLVGSIGLGIVGIQYGSHLAPKTVAYIKDYYNNWGSKSQKDREEKLNLFLLCANDYLQMNNCLFKHQIPMLRSKL; from the exons ATGACTTCCGAACTTATTACTAAAACCTTTGATGAAGCAGATAAAGCTCTGAAATGTGccctgatttttaaaatcattgaaGGCACAAaatatacattaaaaataagccACACAAAAACCAGTGCTGTTAGTATATTGAAAAGTCTTAACAATGGGGCTAAACCAACTTGGCTATTACGTTTCGATAATGCGCATAAAAATGTACTTTTCCCTCATTTGAATGTGAGACACAGTCTAACCGGTATAAAAGATCCACATTTAAGATTGCCACCAGGAACACTTAcg GCTGTACAAGGGGGTGCTTATGCAGCCAAAGTATTGGACTGGTTGTGTTGTGCAACGCTCCTTGTCGATGGGGTTCAGTTGTCCCAGGCTATTTACAAAGATTATAAAAATGGGACAACtgaaaatacaactgaatgtgcTGTTGACAAAAGTGGTCAATATGTTGGTGCTATTGTTG GTTGTACAATTGGAAAAACGGTTGGGGGATACCTCATTCCGGGTATTGGACCTTTGGTAGGTTCAATTGGCTTGGGTATTGTTGGCATTCAATATGGCAGTCATTTAGCACCAAAGACGGTTGCTTATATAAAAGACTATTACAACAACTGGGGGTCTAAATCTCAAAAAGATCGCGAAGAGAAACTTAACTTGTTTTTGCTGTGTGCTAATGATTATTTGCAGATGAATAACTGTTTATTCAAACATCAAATACCAATGCTCAgatcaaaattataa
- the LOC129911959 gene encoding uracil phosphoribosyltransferase homolog isoform X1 produces the protein MCNGASSSTSDDESEYGTNLKILPRNPQVAELQTIIRDKNTSRSDFKFYADRLIRLVIEESLNQLPYSDCSVETPTGAVYEGLKYRSGNCGVSIIRSGEAMEQGLRDCCRSIRIGKILVESDADTHVARVVYARFPDDIARRQVLLMYPIMSTGNTVLQAVNVLKEHGVPEDCIILSNLFCTPVAAKTVVTAFPEMKILTSELHAVAPNHFGQKYFGTD, from the exons ATGTGCAACGGTGCAAGTAGCTCTACGTCCGATGACGAGAGTGAATATGGCaccaatttaaaaattcttccaaGGAACCCACAAGTCGCTGAATTACAAACTATTATTCGTGACAa GAACACATCTCGCAGTGACTTTAAATTCTATGCCGATCGATTAATTCGTCTCGTCATCGAAGAGAGCCTCAACCAATTGCCATATTCTGATTGTTCAGTAGAAACACCAACTGGCGCTGTCTACGAAGGACTTAAATATCGATCTGGCAATTGTGGAGTATCAATTATTCGCTCCGGCGAAGCAATGGAACAGGGTCTACGTGATTGTTGTCGATCAATTCGAATCGGAAAGATTCTAGTCGAATCCGATGCCGACACACACGTCGCCCGAGTTGTTTATGCTAGATTTCCCGATGACATTGCCAGAAGACAAGTGTTGCTGATGTATCCAATCATGTCAACAGGAAATACTGTTTTGCAG GCTGTGAATGTTCTTAAAGAACATGGAGTACCAGAGGATTGTATTATCCTCTCGAATCTCTTTTGCACACCAGTGGCTGCTAAAACAGTTGTCACTGCATTTCCCGAGATGAAGATACTCACTTCGGAGTTGCATGCAGTTGCTCCTAATCATTTTGGCCAAAAATACTTCGGTACTGATTGA
- the LOC129911959 gene encoding uracil phosphoribosyltransferase homolog isoform X3: MCNGASSSTSDDESEYGTNLKILPRNPQVAELQTIIRDKNTSRSDFKFYADRLIRLVIEESLNQLPYSDCSVETPTGAVYEGLKYRSGNCGVSIIRSGEAMEQGLRDCCRSIRIGKILVESDADTHVARVVYARFPDDIARRQVLLMYPIMSTGNTVLQAVNVLKEHGVPEDCIILSNLFCTPVAAKTVVTAFPEMKILTSELHAVAPNHFGQKYFEL; the protein is encoded by the exons ATGTGCAACGGTGCAAGTAGCTCTACGTCCGATGACGAGAGTGAATATGGCaccaatttaaaaattcttccaaGGAACCCACAAGTCGCTGAATTACAAACTATTATTCGTGACAa GAACACATCTCGCAGTGACTTTAAATTCTATGCCGATCGATTAATTCGTCTCGTCATCGAAGAGAGCCTCAACCAATTGCCATATTCTGATTGTTCAGTAGAAACACCAACTGGCGCTGTCTACGAAGGACTTAAATATCGATCTGGCAATTGTGGAGTATCAATTATTCGCTCCGGCGAAGCAATGGAACAGGGTCTACGTGATTGTTGTCGATCAATTCGAATCGGAAAGATTCTAGTCGAATCCGATGCCGACACACACGTCGCCCGAGTTGTTTATGCTAGATTTCCCGATGACATTGCCAGAAGACAAGTGTTGCTGATGTATCCAATCATGTCAACAGGAAATACTGTTTTGCAG GCTGTGAATGTTCTTAAAGAACATGGAGTACCAGAGGATTGTATTATCCTCTCGAATCTCTTTTGCACACCAGTGGCTGCTAAAACAGTTGTCACTGCATTTCCCGAGATGAAGATACTCACTTCGGAGTTGCATGCAGTTGCTCCTAATCATTTTGGCCAAAAATACTTCG aACTTTGA
- the LOC129911959 gene encoding uracil phosphoribosyltransferase homolog isoform X2, whose amino-acid sequence MCNGASSSTSDDESEYGTNLKILPRNPQVAELQTIIRDKNTSRSDFKFYADRLIRLVIEESLNQLPYSDCSVETPTGAVYEGLKYRSGNCGVSIIRSGEAMEQGLRDCCRSIRIGKILVESDADTHVARVVYARFPDDIARRQVLLMYPIMSTGNTVLQAVNVLKEHGVPEDCIILSNLFCTPVAAKTVVTAFPEMKILTSELHAVAPNHFGQKYFDCF is encoded by the exons ATGTGCAACGGTGCAAGTAGCTCTACGTCCGATGACGAGAGTGAATATGGCaccaatttaaaaattcttccaaGGAACCCACAAGTCGCTGAATTACAAACTATTATTCGTGACAa GAACACATCTCGCAGTGACTTTAAATTCTATGCCGATCGATTAATTCGTCTCGTCATCGAAGAGAGCCTCAACCAATTGCCATATTCTGATTGTTCAGTAGAAACACCAACTGGCGCTGTCTACGAAGGACTTAAATATCGATCTGGCAATTGTGGAGTATCAATTATTCGCTCCGGCGAAGCAATGGAACAGGGTCTACGTGATTGTTGTCGATCAATTCGAATCGGAAAGATTCTAGTCGAATCCGATGCCGACACACACGTCGCCCGAGTTGTTTATGCTAGATTTCCCGATGACATTGCCAGAAGACAAGTGTTGCTGATGTATCCAATCATGTCAACAGGAAATACTGTTTTGCAG GCTGTGAATGTTCTTAAAGAACATGGAGTACCAGAGGATTGTATTATCCTCTCGAATCTCTTTTGCACACCAGTGGCTGCTAAAACAGTTGTCACTGCATTTCCCGAGATGAAGATACTCACTTCGGAGTTGCATGCAGTTGCTCCTAATCATTTTGGCCAAAAATACTTCG attgctTTTGA